A window of Candidatus Bathyarchaeota archaeon genomic DNA:
GTCCACACCATCTACCAAAATAGAAAAGTAGTCTTCAGTTGGATGGTAGTGTTGCAAACGATAGCTAACCACTACCGCAACTTTGCCCCGCTAGGACCCCATCAACTTGGCGAATTTGTTTTTCAGTCAGCTTCAGCGTGCTTTTGCGTTTTTAATGGCAACATTTATAACCCAATGTACTATTTGCTAAAGGCGCGAAGCGGATACTCTATGGGACATCGAAAACATCATGCTCCAAGACATGGTTCACTAGCTTATTTACCTAGGCACCGCGCTAAAAAACCACTAGCGCGAATTCGATACTGGCCTAAGATAAAGTCAGATTCACCTAGGCTTTTAGGATTCACCTCCTACAAAGCAGGCATGACCTACGTGTTTACTATCGAAGATAGGAAGCGTTCACCGAACTTTGGTAAAGAAGTCATGCGAGCAGCAACCATAATAGAAACGCCACCAATTCTTGTTTGTGGCATAAGAACTTACCAGAAAACACCATACGGACTCCACAACATAACTGAAGCGTGGATGAAAGAAGCACCAGCAAGCCTGGACCGATTGATGGTTTTACCTGACACCTTTGACACAGATGCCATGCTTCAAAAAATCCAAGACAATGTCGACCGAACCGACGTAGTTCGCGTCATAACGGCCACACAACCCACACAAACTAGCCTCTCCAAGAAGAAACCCGAAGCCTGTGAAATCCAAATCGGCGGCGGAACCATTCAGCAACAAATCGACTAC
This region includes:
- a CDS encoding 50S ribosomal protein L3, with product MGHRKHHAPRHGSLAYLPRHRAKKPLARIRYWPKIKSDSPRLLGFTSYKAGMTYVFTIEDRKRSPNFGKEVMRAATIIETPPILVCGIRTYQKTPYGLHNITEAWMKEAPASLDRLMVLPDTFDTDAMLQKIQDNVDRTDVVRVITATQPTQTSLSKKKPEACEIQIGGGTIQQQIDYAKQLLGKTVTPEEVFKEGQYIDIAGVTVGKGFQGPVKRWGVTCLQHKGRKTKRGIATLGPWNPHHLMYSIARAGQTGYHQRIEFNKRILKIGKDGKEVTVKGGFVRYGEINGPYMIISGSIPGVEKRTIRLRVPARPPTEAPESAPQVTYISVESPQGK